TTGTCCGCGGATAGCTCGATCAACGTTTTGACGAACGACACTTCTGGAAGCGAAGTCCAAACTGTTTCTGCATTCCAAGCGGACTTTGATCGTGTTGCTTATGATCCGGGTGTTAACGCAACGGATTGGTTCATTCCGGATCGTCCGGGCCAGCCTGGGGTTCCGCAGCGTTCTTTGATCGCTGGCGCCGTTTTCGGTGGTGCGGGAAACCGCGGTGACTTGGATTTGTATGTCGATGCGGACGACCAAGCCAACGCAAACGACCTCGACACGCGTCTCGATTCCTCGTTCGGTATGGCTTTGCCCATGCTGCGAGACAACACGGCCGTCGATGCGACGGGAGCGAACCTTGGTGTCGTCCAATACGCCAGTGAAGGTGGTGGGGATTCATGGATCGCGATGGGAGCGGCACCGGAAAACAACGGTGAGATCTCTGTTCCCGTTTCCAACGCCTATTTCCCTTACGATGCCGGTTGGGTTGGCGGAACTTATGACAGCGGCGGCGGTCTTGTCGCGCAACCGAGCGCGACGGCCACTGCCCCGACCGTCGTCAGCGTCGCAGGAAACGGACGTTTTGAAGCAACCGTTCCCGGTGTTACCGATAGCTACAACGAAGGGTTCTTGTTCTCTGTCGGTGCGGACAACGAAGACAACTACACCCGCACACGTCCAATTGATGGTGGGAAATGGTCGATCGCACATCGCGACAATGCGGCCGAAATCAATGGTGGCGAAGAAGACGACATCAACCTGTTGTATATCCCACGCAGTGCCCAAGGTCTGATCGGTGGTGTGGTCAACGGAGGCTTTGACGGTGTCAGCCCCATGCGTCAATCGTTTGGCGACTTTTCGATCCAACGCGAAACCGATGGCTTTTGGCGCGTCAGCGTTCCCGGTCATGATGTGACATCAGGCGTCATCATTGCCGAAGCCTACGATCTGACCAATGAAGTTCCAGTCAATGCATATTTCAGCTACGACGACGCGGGCGACGGATCGGGTGACATCCTGATTCGCCAGTTTGCGTGGAACAGCAACGCGGAAACGCCACTGAATACGGATTTCGTATTCTTCTTTATCCCGTTTGAAAACACGCTTAGCCCAACAAACACGCTGACAGTCACATCTGTCGGTACCGATGCGGGCAGTCTCAGTAACAACCTTTCGTCCAAGGGCCTGCCTCTGGCAATCAACGCCGACGGGACGATCGATTATCAAACCGGTGCGTCCATTCGAGCTCTCGGAGCTGGTCAGACCGATTCGGATACCTTCGTCTATGAAGCAACCGATGGAGTCGATTCTGCACTCGGGACCGTCACCGTGAACTGGGTTGGCGTTAACGACGCACCCGAAGTTTTGGCAACACCCGCCGATCTGGTCATCAATGAAGACGCTGCTGCGACGGCAGTCGACCTGACCGCACTGTTCGCGGATGTTGATAGCGGCGATACGCTGACCTATTCGATCGATACCGGACTGAGCGGATTGCTGTCCGGGCAGATCTCCGGCACTGACGCGATGATCACGCCATCGGCTAACCAGTTCGGTTATAGCGTGGTTACAGTGACAGCAACTGACCTTGCCGGCGAATCGGTTTCGGTCAGCTTCGGTGTCTCGGTCGTGCCACAAAACGACGGTGTTGTCGCGGTTGATGACACCGGTGCGGTCACTGACAAGATGACTGCGGTTTCGATCGACGTGTTGGGCAACGATTATCACCCCGATACAACGATCTACTCGGTATCGGCCGCTGCAATCTCAGGCAATGTTGAAGCAACCGGTGATTCCAACACCGTCTGGGGAGTTGCCGGGACGACGGCTTCACCGAACGATCTGACGATTCAAAGTGCCGCAAACCTTGGCGATGTTGCGATCGGGCGTGGGGGCGAAGACCTGTTCCTAAGTGACGGTGTTTTGCTGGGAACGGTTGCTGACAACACCACGCCATATTCAACGGTCGAAACCTATGCCGCGTTTGGAAGCTATGGCTTCGCAACGGGTGTGGGCATCGGTGGTGGTGAGCGAACTACGCCTGTGAACGCGGCATTTTTCCCGTTTGCAGAAGGTTGGACATCGGGTCATATCGCTGCGGACGGCAGCTTGATCGGTGGCGTTGGTGTTTCACAAGACAACATCCGTCTGGTTCAACCTGGCTTGTTCGAAGTCACCATTCCGGAAGCGAATAGCCCCTACGATGGCATGTTATTCGCCATGGGAGGCAGCAACGATGACAACATCGTTTCGGTGCTTCCTGGTTTTGACAATCGATGGTTGGTCCGTCAGTTGGACAGCGATGACGACGCGACCGGCTTTAAGAATGCTCCGATCAGCTTTGTCTATATTCCCGCTGGAACCAACGGGTTGATCGGAGGGAATGCACAGTTCCAGGAAGGGTCATACTTCATGACCCAATCATTCGGTGACGTTTCAGTCGGAACCGATCTGAGCGGCGCACCGCTGGTTCAAGTCAACGGCTACACACCCGAAGACGGTGTTCTGATTGCGGTTTCGAGCGCTACGGAATATGCCGATATCAACGGAGGTTTGACGAACGTCCCATCAAGCCAAGCTGTATTTGCCACACCAAGCGGCAACGGTTTCCGCGTCGACTTGCGTCAATCGGGGACCTACAACTTGCCCGGTGATGCTGGCGACTTCCAGTTTATCTTCCTGCCCTATGATTCGCCGCTTGAGCGATTCAATGGACTGGATTTTGCGGTCACTTCGTACCAAACGACCAGTGCACTTGGCGCGACTATTTCGCTAGACGGTGGTTCGTTTAGCTACGACCCGACCAATGCAAGTGCGGCGATCACAGGGCTCGGAAATGGTGAATCTGTCGAAGATACCTTCACCTACACCATCGAAGATGGACGCGGATCGACTTCGGTTGCCACGGTGACAATCACCGTGCAAGGTGAAAACCAAACGCCGACGGCTTACGAGGATGTGATCAATGTCAACGAGCAAGACATCGACGGCATTCGTTTGTCAGTCTTGGGTAACGATGTTGATCCTGATGTTGAGGCCTTGTTGGGGACGCCCTCGGGAATCCCTTCGGCAAATTTAGCTGTTGACGAATCAGGCATCTGGACGGTCGCCCAGACGGGGACCGGCGACAATTCGATCGTTATCGGTGACTTTGGCAACAGCATTGTTGAAGTTCTGCACAGCAACGATGCATCGATTGACCCGACCCAGGGTGTCGTCCTCGCCACGATTCGTGAGAACTTCGATAGCCCGAACACCAGCTATCGGTTGGTTCAAGCTTTCGCAAATGGATTTGGCGGGACATCACTAGCCCTACAACAATTCGGCGCTGACGGTGCCGCGAACGCCAACGTTTCGGTGGCCTACTTCTCGTTCGCTGACAACTGGGTTGGCGGACATGTCGATGCCAGCGGAATGCTGACGAGCGGCAACGGTGTTTCGTCGATCGACATCTCCAAGTCCGATGCTGGGCGCTACGAAGTATCTATCCCCGGCGTCACCGATGCAGCGATGGACGGCTTCTTGTTCGTGATCGGCAACGAGAATGCTGACAACGTCGCATCCGTTCAAGCGATTCCAGGGACCAGCCGATACGCAATCGCGGTTCGCGACAACACTCAAGACTTTGGCGATGGTGAAGACGGCGGGTTCTCCTTCGTCTTCGTTCCGCGCAATGCACAGAACCTGGTCGCCGGAACGATCGATCCGTTCGTCGAGGGGCCAAACACCGTTACGCGAACCGTTGGTGAATACACCGTTGAACGCCAAGATGTCGATGGTGGTGGCTTCGAATGGAAATTGTCGATCCCAGGCCAAACGCCTGAAACCGGAATGTTGGTTTTGACCAACCAAGATGATGGCGAAATCGAAGATAACTTCTTGAGCTATGGTGACGATGGCGAAGGCAACTTCATCATCCGATCTCATGACATGCCAAACTTGGGCCGTCAGAATCAGCCCTTTAGTTTCGCCTTCATTCCCTTTGATGGTCTGCAGCAGCCAGCCGCACGCCCGGTTCCCGGTTTGTTGTCAGTCGAATCAGTCGACGCAACGACCGCATTGGGATCGACCGTTGCGATCAACGCTGATGGCACAATCACCTACACGCCATCGACTGCTGTTGCCGAGCTTTACACCGGCGACACCGCCGTCGATACGTTTAGCTACACCATGACCGATGGTTTTGGTGGTTCGTCAACCGCAACGGTGACGATCAACATCGCTGGCTACGGTGAGGCTCCTGCAGTCGCAAGTTCTGCGGGTGCTTCTTACTACGGTATCGGTGACCTGCCGGTTGGCATCGATGGGATGCTTAGCGTCACCCCGATCGGCGATCTGTTTGCCGACGGTGCTGTCGCGACATTCGAATTGGTTGCCGGGCAACTGCCTTCGGACCAACTGGCCATTCGTAACGAAGGGACCGATGCCGGCCAAGTCGGCGTCAGTGGGACCGACGTGACCTTTGGCGGAACGGTTGTCGCAAGCTTTGTTGCCGGATCGGGCAGCTCGGCTTTGACGATCACCTTCAATTCCGACGCCGACGAAGCATCCGTTGAAGCTGTTTTGCGTGCGGTAACGTTCGAAGCGACCGAACCAGGGCTGACCGGCGGATTGCGAAACGTGCAAATCAGCTTTGTCGATGGCAACGGCATGGCAAGCGAAACGCAGATCAAAGAAGTCGAGCTTGGCTTGGTTTATCGACGATCGCTGCAGCAAAGCGTTGATGCGGGATATGGCATCTACACGGGAGTTTCGGATGCTCAAATCCGAGAAAACAACCCGACTCTTGTGTCGGCTCCCGAAGGCGACATGCTGGTCGACTTTGACTCCGGCGGAAACGCCGCACAGGTCCTGTTGCAGTTTGCCGACATGTTCGGTGACGGTCCTGGTCAAATCCCCAGTGACGCGATCATCACGTCTGCAAACCTTGTCGTCTATACCGACAACACCGGCGACGGTGGCCAGTTCTTCCGCTTGGCATTTCCGTTTGATGCGGCAACCGCAACTTGGGATGCGTTTGGTGGCGGCATCCAAACCGACAGCGGCGAAGTGGTCGGCGCGGCGCAGTCACAAATCGGAACCTCCGAAGGTGGCGGTGCGACAGGCACCGGCGAACATTTCGTTAGCGTTCTGCCCGACGTTCGAGCTTGGGCTGCGGGTGAAGCGAACAACGGTTGGGTCATGGACGGTTGGACCAACCGCACCGACGGTTGGGCGATCCGCAGCAGCGAGAATGGCGACCCCACAACCGGACCTCGTTTGGAGATCGAATGGGTCCCAGCGGGCACGCAAGTCGCTACCTTCCGCGACGGTGTGAATGACTACATGGGAACCTCGGATACGTTGATCAGCAGCGTCAATCCGGACCAAGACTATTCACAGGACGGTGGCTTGTTCATCGACTACGACGGATCACAAGGCCGTGGCCTCATCCGTTTTGATGACATCATAGGTGAAGCTGCCGGGCAGATCCCTGCCGGTGCCAAAGTCATCTCGGCTCGACTGCGTACCGCCAGCATCGCGAATAATTCGCAAGGAGACGGTGCTCGTTTCTACCCAATGCTGACCGGGTGGCAGGACACCGATACCTACAACAGCCTTGGCAATGGTGTCAGCATCGACGGTGTCGAAGCCGCCGATGAGTACACCGCGTTCGCCGGGAATGCGAACCGGGATCCCAACGCTCAAGCCGGTTTCCAAGATTGGGACGTGACCAACGATTTGCAACTTTGGGTTAGCGGTCAGCGAGACAACAACGGTTGGTTGTTTGAGCCTTGGGAAAACGGAACAGATGGATGGGGATTCGAAACTTCCGAATCCAGTGAAATCCTGTACCGCCCACAGTTGGAAGTGGTCTACACGGTTGTTGAATCACCACAAATTACCGTGACCGGATCGAATTCCGAAGCGATCGACGATGGTGAAATCTTCGTTTCGCCGCTGGCGGGTACTGACTTCGGAAGCGTCGAAGTTTCAGGCGGTACGGCAACAAAGACCTTCACCGTGGACAACCCCGGAACGGTTCCGTTGAACATCACCGGGGCATCGATCACCGGTGACGAAGCGTCCGCATTCGGCTTCGGTGTCACGCCTGTGTTCACGATCATTCCTGGAGGCAGTGTCTCCTTCGACGTGACATTCGATGCGACGAAGCAAGGGATCCACGACGCGACGATCGAGCTTAGCACCGACGGTGTGATCGATGGCGTGTTCACATTCGCCATTCGCGGAAACGGCACGGGCTTCCAAGCTCTGTCGGCAACGCCTAATGGAGCGACTTCGTTTGCACCGGTTGGCGGCATCGATTCTGGACTTAGCGGAGCGGAAATCTCTGCCTTTGATCCAGCCAGTCAGCGTCTGTTTGTGACGTCGGGTTCTGGTTTGCAAATTGTCGACTTGTCAAACCCTGCTAGCCCAGTGTTGCTAAGCACGCTAGCACCGACTGCCGATGGTGCCAGCGACGACGCGATCACTAGCGTCGCCGTCAGTGTTGCCGGGATCGTCGCGGCTGCTGTTCCGGGGGCTGACGAACAGGCCGACGGCCATGTGTTCTTTTACAGTGCTGTCGACGGTTTGTTCCTGGGAAGCGTCCAGGTTGGTGCGTTGCCCGACATGGTGACCTTCACGCCAGATGGCATGACGTTGTTGGTCGCCAATGAAGGCGAGCCCGGTGGCGATCCAATCGTCGATCCGGCCGGATCGGTCAGCATCGTTGACCTTTCGACTGGTGTCGCGACCGCAACGGTTCAGACCGCGGACTTCACCAGTTTTGATGGCAGCGAAGATGCATTGCGAGCCGCCGGGGTGAAGCTGACTTCGGGCAACACGGTCTCGCAAGACGTCGAGCCTGAATATATCACCGTTGTTCCTGACGGAAGCGTTGCCGTGGTGACTCTTCAAGAGAACAACGCGGTGGCGATCATCGATCTGTCGACAGCAACGGTGACGGACATCCTGCCGCTGGGCTATAAGGATCACGCCGCAATCAACGCTCAGATCGACCCGACGAATAACTCGCCAGACGCGTTGACGTTGGGCAGTTTCCCGGTGCGAGGCTTGTTCCAGCCCGACGCGATCGCGAACTATATCGCTGGCGGATCGGTTTACTTTGTCACAGCGAACGAAGGTGATGCCCGCGATGCTGAAGAAACCGACATCCAAAGCGTCACACTTGATCCGACGATGTTCCCCGCTGCGGCTGCACTGCAGGACGCAAACTCGGCGGGCGAATTGGAAATCACCAATCTGTTTGGCGATGCCGACGGTGATGGCGACTTCGACGTGCTGTACTCCTACGGCGCACGGTCATTCTCGATTTGGAATGAAACGGGCGATTTGGTCTTCGATAGTGGTGACCTGCTGGCACGAGCCACTGACGCTCTTGGGCTGTACGACGACGGTCGTAGTGACAACAAGGGCACCGAACCGGAAGGCGTCACGATCGGACAGATCGATGAAAGCACCTACGCGTTCATCGGCATGGAACGCGCCAACGCGACCGCCGTGTTTGACATCACCGATCCAAGCAACGTTGTGCTGACTCAAATCTTGCACGACACCAACGACGTTAGCCCCGAAGGACTGACGTTTATCTCCGCTGCGGACAGTCCCAACGGTTCGCCAATGTTGGTTGTCAGCAATGAAGTCAGTAACTCGCTTCGTGTTTATTCGATCGGAGCATCGGTGATCCCCGAAGTCGAAGGCATTGTCATCAATGACGGTGGTGCTTCGCGATCCCAGATCACATCCGTCACGGTGACGTTCAATACCGAAGTCGACTTGGCGGCAGTCGAGAACGCTTTCACTTTGACGAACGTTGACTCCACACAAGAGGTTTCCGGGCTGATCGTGGACGCGACCCATAGCGGTGGCAAGACGATTGTTGTGCTGACCTTCGATTCGGCTGACGCCTTGGTTGTCAATCGCGTCGGAACGGGAGTTCTCGGGAACTCGCTGATCGACGGCAACTACCAGCTTGATATCGCCGCGGCAAATGTCGTTTCCGGTGGCAGCGCGATGGCGACGGACTACTTGTTCGGCGGTCAGACGGCTGCCGATTCGATCAACGACGACTTCTTCCGTCTCTATGGCGACGCAAGTGGTGACGGAGTCGTTGACTTCAGTGACTTGGACAACCACTTCGCACCAAGCTTCTTCGCAACCGAGGGCAGCCCAAGTTTCGATGCCAGCCTTGATAGTGAAGGCAACGGCGTCATCGACTTCGACGACTTGGACAACGGTTTCGCACCGAACTTCTTCAAGTCACGTTCATAAAACCCAACTTCAATAACAACCCTAACCGATTTGGTTTACATCATGAGAATTCTGTTTTGCATCGCACTGCTTTTCGCAGCAGTCCCTTCGGTTCAAGCCGAACTTGTTTATGACGTCTTCTATCGTGCCGCCGGTGTTGACGGCATCGGTAGCGCCGTGCTGAACGTCGCTCCAGATGAAACGATTCGTGGCGTCGAGGTCATCTTGCGTGAAACCGCAACGAATTCCGAGACGAGTCCGCTTGGAACCGGTGGTTTGCGTGGCTATGCGATCGAGTTGCAGTCCAGTACCCCAGGATCATTCGAGAATGGGGCTTACAACAGCAGCTTTCAGTTTCCAGCGACGGGCAACGACGGCGACACTTTCAGCGCGTTCAATTTCGCGGGCGGAACGGCTGGTGTCGAAGTTGCAGCCAACACGGTCGAGCTGTCGCTCGGGACCGTTGATCTGATTGGCCCAACCTTGGGCAATCAAATTCAGTTCTCACTGGCCGACTTCAGTCCCAGTGTTGATAACTTTGTTCTTGCAAATAATGTGGCACTCGATGACGTCATCAATTTTGGCAATACGCTGACGTTGGCCTCGATCACCGCAATTCCAGAACCGTCGAGCTTCGCCCTGATCGGGACTCTGGGATCCGTCGTTCTGCTTCGTCGGCGTCGCAGATAATCAGCAGTTGAACTGACTGATCAGGTAGATAATCGAAGAACCGCCAAGGCATTGCTGCTTTGGCGGTTCTTTTTACTTTTCAGATTCGATTACCAAGCGGTGAGACCGCTTTTAAAACAACAGGTCTTGCGGCCTGCTTCTTACATCATCGATCTCGCCGTCGTCGATCAGGCCTGACAATGTTAGCGCGGTCGCACCAGCGGCGTCGCCACTGGTCCATGCGTTTCGAATGTCATGAAGAAGCGCAAGGTCTGTCAACAGATCTGACACTGCATCTGAATCATCAATCGGATTGGCATCGATTTCTTCTCCGCTGACAAGGTCTTCGTCGTTCTGTCCGTTGACTTGATCAACTCCGAATCCGCCGAAGATTACATCCAGACCTTTGCCGCCAAGGAGCTGATCATCGCCGTCGCCGCCGAGCAGGACATCATTACCTCCGCCGCCGGAGATCTGGTCATTGCCGCTGCCGCCGAGAATCGTTGTGTCAATGGTCACTCTTCCTGCGATCGATGCGGAGTCATTTCCAGCGCCGAGGATGATCAGTATCTCCGAGAAGTTCGAAGGATCGAGATCAACAACGCCTGATCCTGCCGCCCCATCGGCGAATGCAGTCTTTACTCGAAGGGTAGGGTTCTT
The Stieleria sp. JC731 genome window above contains:
- a CDS encoding choice-of-anchor I family protein translates to MSPLDFRAIVTDDATDVTRLCLFNMLVRTQTEQNGTTPVKKTNSRRSALLKNVQRIGKRKRRSQTKKLNIQSLEARQLLAANVLDDALTLSADSSINVLTNDTSGSEVQTVSAFQADFDRVAYDPGVNATDWFIPDRPGQPGVPQRSLIAGAVFGGAGNRGDLDLYVDADDQANANDLDTRLDSSFGMALPMLRDNTAVDATGANLGVVQYASEGGGDSWIAMGAAPENNGEISVPVSNAYFPYDAGWVGGTYDSGGGLVAQPSATATAPTVVSVAGNGRFEATVPGVTDSYNEGFLFSVGADNEDNYTRTRPIDGGKWSIAHRDNAAEINGGEEDDINLLYIPRSAQGLIGGVVNGGFDGVSPMRQSFGDFSIQRETDGFWRVSVPGHDVTSGVIIAEAYDLTNEVPVNAYFSYDDAGDGSGDILIRQFAWNSNAETPLNTDFVFFFIPFENTLSPTNTLTVTSVGTDAGSLSNNLSSKGLPLAINADGTIDYQTGASIRALGAGQTDSDTFVYEATDGVDSALGTVTVNWVGVNDAPEVLATPADLVINEDAAATAVDLTALFADVDSGDTLTYSIDTGLSGLLSGQISGTDAMITPSANQFGYSVVTVTATDLAGESVSVSFGVSVVPQNDGVVAVDDTGAVTDKMTAVSIDVLGNDYHPDTTIYSVSAAAISGNVEATGDSNTVWGVAGTTASPNDLTIQSAANLGDVAIGRGGEDLFLSDGVLLGTVADNTTPYSTVETYAAFGSYGFATGVGIGGGERTTPVNAAFFPFAEGWTSGHIAADGSLIGGVGVSQDNIRLVQPGLFEVTIPEANSPYDGMLFAMGGSNDDNIVSVLPGFDNRWLVRQLDSDDDATGFKNAPISFVYIPAGTNGLIGGNAQFQEGSYFMTQSFGDVSVGTDLSGAPLVQVNGYTPEDGVLIAVSSATEYADINGGLTNVPSSQAVFATPSGNGFRVDLRQSGTYNLPGDAGDFQFIFLPYDSPLERFNGLDFAVTSYQTTSALGATISLDGGSFSYDPTNASAAITGLGNGESVEDTFTYTIEDGRGSTSVATVTITVQGENQTPTAYEDVINVNEQDIDGIRLSVLGNDVDPDVEALLGTPSGIPSANLAVDESGIWTVAQTGTGDNSIVIGDFGNSIVEVLHSNDASIDPTQGVVLATIRENFDSPNTSYRLVQAFANGFGGTSLALQQFGADGAANANVSVAYFSFADNWVGGHVDASGMLTSGNGVSSIDISKSDAGRYEVSIPGVTDAAMDGFLFVIGNENADNVASVQAIPGTSRYAIAVRDNTQDFGDGEDGGFSFVFVPRNAQNLVAGTIDPFVEGPNTVTRTVGEYTVERQDVDGGGFEWKLSIPGQTPETGMLVLTNQDDGEIEDNFLSYGDDGEGNFIIRSHDMPNLGRQNQPFSFAFIPFDGLQQPAARPVPGLLSVESVDATTALGSTVAINADGTITYTPSTAVAELYTGDTAVDTFSYTMTDGFGGSSTATVTINIAGYGEAPAVASSAGASYYGIGDLPVGIDGMLSVTPIGDLFADGAVATFELVAGQLPSDQLAIRNEGTDAGQVGVSGTDVTFGGTVVASFVAGSGSSALTITFNSDADEASVEAVLRAVTFEATEPGLTGGLRNVQISFVDGNGMASETQIKEVELGLVYRRSLQQSVDAGYGIYTGVSDAQIRENNPTLVSAPEGDMLVDFDSGGNAAQVLLQFADMFGDGPGQIPSDAIITSANLVVYTDNTGDGGQFFRLAFPFDAATATWDAFGGGIQTDSGEVVGAAQSQIGTSEGGGATGTGEHFVSVLPDVRAWAAGEANNGWVMDGWTNRTDGWAIRSSENGDPTTGPRLEIEWVPAGTQVATFRDGVNDYMGTSDTLISSVNPDQDYSQDGGLFIDYDGSQGRGLIRFDDIIGEAAGQIPAGAKVISARLRTASIANNSQGDGARFYPMLTGWQDTDTYNSLGNGVSIDGVEAADEYTAFAGNANRDPNAQAGFQDWDVTNDLQLWVSGQRDNNGWLFEPWENGTDGWGFETSESSEILYRPQLEVVYTVVESPQITVTGSNSEAIDDGEIFVSPLAGTDFGSVEVSGGTATKTFTVDNPGTVPLNITGASITGDEASAFGFGVTPVFTIIPGGSVSFDVTFDATKQGIHDATIELSTDGVIDGVFTFAIRGNGTGFQALSATPNGATSFAPVGGIDSGLSGAEISAFDPASQRLFVTSGSGLQIVDLSNPASPVLLSTLAPTADGASDDAITSVAVSVAGIVAAAVPGADEQADGHVFFYSAVDGLFLGSVQVGALPDMVTFTPDGMTLLVANEGEPGGDPIVDPAGSVSIVDLSTGVATATVQTADFTSFDGSEDALRAAGVKLTSGNTVSQDVEPEYITVVPDGSVAVVTLQENNAVAIIDLSTATVTDILPLGYKDHAAINAQIDPTNNSPDALTLGSFPVRGLFQPDAIANYIAGGSVYFVTANEGDARDAEETDIQSVTLDPTMFPAAAALQDANSAGELEITNLFGDADGDGDFDVLYSYGARSFSIWNETGDLVFDSGDLLARATDALGLYDDGRSDNKGTEPEGVTIGQIDESTYAFIGMERANATAVFDITDPSNVVLTQILHDTNDVSPEGLTFISAADSPNGSPMLVVSNEVSNSLRVYSIGASVIPEVEGIVINDGGASRSQITSVTVTFNTEVDLAAVENAFTLTNVDSTQEVSGLIVDATHSGGKTIVVLTFDSADALVVNRVGTGVLGNSLIDGNYQLDIAAANVVSGGSAMATDYLFGGQTAADSINDDFFRLYGDASGDGVVDFSDLDNHFAPSFFATEGSPSFDASLDSEGNGVIDFDDLDNGFAPNFFKSRS
- a CDS encoding PEP-CTERM sorting domain-containing protein (PEP-CTERM proteins occur, often in large numbers, in the proteomes of bacteria that also encode an exosortase, a predicted intramembrane cysteine proteinase. The presence of a PEP-CTERM domain at a protein's C-terminus predicts cleavage within the sorting domain, followed by covalent anchoring to some some component of the (usually Gram-negative) cell surface. Many PEP-CTERM proteins exhibit an unusual sequence composition that includes large numbers of potential glycosylation sites. Expression of one such protein has been shown restore the ability of a bacterium to form floc, a type of biofilm.); translated protein: MRILFCIALLFAAVPSVQAELVYDVFYRAAGVDGIGSAVLNVAPDETIRGVEVILRETATNSETSPLGTGGLRGYAIELQSSTPGSFENGAYNSSFQFPATGNDGDTFSAFNFAGGTAGVEVAANTVELSLGTVDLIGPTLGNQIQFSLADFSPSVDNFVLANNVALDDVINFGNTLTLASITAIPEPSSFALIGTLGSVVLLRRRRR